A genomic region of Oryza glaberrima chromosome 1, OglaRS2, whole genome shotgun sequence contains the following coding sequences:
- the LOC127760780 gene encoding copper transporter 3 — protein sequence MADMGRHGMAMAMAPAAAGGAGRRKRYMHMTFYWGKNSEILFTGWPGASGGMYALALAAVFALAVLLEFLGSPRVQESSSLGSRRRRATAAAVHAVRVGLAYLLMLALMSFNVGVLLAAVAGHAAGFLAFRAGLCGGGYKKGELAPAACC from the coding sequence ATGGCGGACATGGGAAGGCACggcatggccatggccatggcgcctgcggcggctggcggcgcggGCAGGAGGAAGCGGTACATGCACATGACGTTTTACTGGGGCAAGAACTCGGAGATCCTCTTCACCGGGTGGCCGGGCGCCAGCGGCGGCATGTACGCgctggcgctcgccgccgtcttcgctcTGGCCGTGCTCCTCGAGTTCCTCGGCTCCCCCCGTGTGCAGGAGTCCTCCTCCCtcggcagcaggcggcggcgcgcgacggcggcggcggtgcacgcgGTGCGCGTCGGGCTGGCGTACCTGCTCATGCTCGCGCTCATGTCGTTCAACGTCGGCGTGCTCCTCGCGGCCGTCGCCGGGCACGCGGCGGGGTTCTTGGCGTTCAGGGCGGGCCTGTGCGGCGGCGGGTACAAGAAGGGAGAGCTCGCGCCTGCGGCGTGCTGCTAG
- the LOC127764515 gene encoding ABC transporter I family member 10, with product MAHAFAGGTSAICRCPHDPGRAALVSRPRHRLRVLASSLPTPAIEGQGVELSVTTRRGRVLPVLKDCSLRVPPGQLWMLLGPNGCGKSTLLKVLAGFLNPSSGTVYINRPCSYVFQNPDHQVVMPTVESDVAFGLGKLNLSLDEVRSRVSQSLDAVGMLSYSQRPIQTLSGGQKQRVAIAGALAEASKVLLLDELTTFLDEYDQMGVIKAVRKSVGAGGEVSALWVTHRLEELRYADGAIYMEDGQTIIQGDVSTISKFIKKKQARYFGHFEL from the exons ATGGCGCACGCCTTCGCCGGCGGCACCTCCGCCATCTGCCGCTGCCCCCATGACCCCGGCCGAGCCGCCCTCGTATCCCGCCCTCGGCACCGCCTCCGTGTCCTCGCGTCGTCCCTACCCACGCCGGCCATCGAGGGCCAGGGCGTCGAGTTGTCGGTGACGACTCGGCGGGGGCGGGTGCTGCCGGTGCTCAAGGACTGCTCCCTCCGCGTCCCTCCGGGTCAGCTCTGGATGCTCCTCGGCCCCAACGGCTGCGGCAAGTCCACCCTTCTCAAG GTTTTGGCAGGATTTTTAAATCCTTCTTCTGGTACAGTGTATATTAACAGGCCATGCAGCTATGTCTTCCAAAATCCCGATCACCAG GTTGTGATGCCGACAGTGGAATCAGATGTTGCATTTGGTCTTGGTAAGCTCAACCTTTCGTTAGATGAGGTTAGGTCAAGAGTATCACAATCACTGGATGCTGTGGGAATGTTAAGCTACTCTCAA AGGCCAATCCAAACTCTGAGTGGCGGGCAGAAGCAGAGAGTTGCAATTGCTGGTGCTTTAGCTGAAGCATCCAAAGTACTACTACTGGATGAGCTGACCACATTCTTGGATGAATACGACCAG ATGGGTGTTATCAAGGCGGTAAGGAAATCTGTAGGTGCTGGTGGGGAGGTTTCAGCATTGTGGGTGACCCATCGACTGGAAGAACTCAGATATGCTGATGGTGCTATTTATATGGAAGATGGCCAGACAATTATTCAAGGTGATGTGTCTACAATATCCAAATTTATAAAGAAAAAGCAAGCCCGCTACTTCGGTCACTTTGAGCTTTGA
- the LOC127770539 gene encoding protein LURP-one-related 5-like, whose translation MAIVGEEYCSAEERVLTVRKTSHFSPGDGFAAYDHRTGGLAFRADTYGRGHGGGAAYAGELALLGPAGEALITVRRRRPSLHQRWEGYLGARADGQKPLFSARRSSILGGAAAGAVVELLAPLPASFSSTHAAAAELLRVDGSFPRRCCRVVAPKAESGGEAAVVAEIRRKVDEGARVVMGRDVFVLRVGAGFDAAFAMAIVLVLDQIAGDEADGNAGEETNRAMIW comes from the coding sequence ATGGCGATCGTGGGCGAGGAGTACTGCTCCGCGGAGGAGCGGGTGCTCACGGTGCGCAAGACCTCCCACTTCTCCCCCGGCGACGGCTTCGCGGCCTACGACCACCGCACCGGCGGCCTCGCCTTCCGCGCCGACACCTACGGCCGCGGCCACGGAGGGGGAGCCGCctacgccggcgagctcgcgctcCTCGGCCCCGCCGGAGAGGCGCTCAtcaccgtgcgccgccgccgcccgtccctGCACCAACGCTGGGAGGGCTACCTCGGCGCCCGCGCCGACGGCCAGAAGCCTCTCTTCTCTGCTCGCCGCTCCTCcatcctcggcggcgccgcggccggcgctgTCGTCGAGCTCCTCGCCCCGCTCCCCGCCTCCTTCTCGTCTACCCACGCTGctgccgccgagctcctccgcgTCGATGGCTCCTTCCCGCGGCGGTGCTGCCGCGTGGTGGCGCCCAAGGCCGAGTcaggcggggaggcggcggtggtggcagagATCAGGAGGAAGGTGGACGAGGGGGCGCGGGTGGTCATGGGCAGGGACGTGTTCGTCCTGCGGGTGGGCGCCGGGTTCGACGCGGCGTTCGCCATGGCGATCGTCCTCGTGCTCGATCagatcgccggcgacgaggccgacGGCAACGCCGGAGAGGAAACCAACCGCGCCATGATTTGGTGA
- the LOC127756894 gene encoding F-box protein At4g18380-like, which translates to MEGHEGGEEEGLGDQFERLPDEVLLDVFGRIGDVKALGRCALVSRRFHALVPLVDSVFVRVDCVISDDPPPSSAGSAQAAAAAEGGPPAARGRGALAHLARLVLGGIVRPIQALGQILSPAAATVSRRSAAPPAAPAPAAADVSHHSPSEVLRSFKELRRLHIELPTGELGIEDGVLLKWKADFGSTLGSCVILGASSVSSKPPPPPAAPPPTAADSSAASPDSSREPDELGNIPESLYTNGGLKLRVVWTISSLIAASARHYLLQPIIADHSTLESLDLTDADGQGVLTMDKRQLQELRVRPVSASGNSHRTLMPALSMRLWYAPHIELPGGQLLKGATLVAIRPSEDVLREGGGIEVAGPTGASWILDAFEEPYRTAAQVLLKRRTYSLEMNSF; encoded by the coding sequence ATGGAAGGGCACgagggtggggaggaggaggggttggggGACCAGTTCGAGCGGCTGCCCGACGAGGTGCTCCTCGACGTGTTCGGCCGCATCGGCGACGTGAAGGCGCTGGGGCGATGCGCGCTCGTCTCGCGGCGGTTCCACGCGCTCGTCCCCCTCGTCGACTCGGTGTTCGTCCGCGTCGACTGCGTCATATCCGACGACCCGCCCCCCTCGTCGGCGGGCTCCGCGCaggccgctgcggcggcggaggggggacCTCCCGCCGCGCGGGGGCGCGGCGCGCTCGCGCATCTCGCGCGCCTGGTGCTCGGCGGCATCGTCAGGCCCATCCAGGCGCTCGGGCAGATCCTCTCCCCGGCCGCGGCGACCGTCTCCCGTCGCTCCGCTGCCCCGCCCGCCGCACCGGCTCCTGCCGCCGCGGACGTCTCCCACCATTCGCCGTCTGAGGTCCTCCGCTCCTTCAAGGAGCTGCGCCGCCTCCACATCGAGCTGCCCACCGGCGAGCTCGGCATCGAGGACGGCGTGCTCCTCAAGTGGAAGGCTGACTTTGGTTCCACCCTCGGCAGCTGTGTCATACTCGGCGCGTCATCTGTATCGTCGAAGCCACCcccaccaccggccgcgccgcccccaACTGCTGCAGACAGCTCGGCTGCCTCTCCCGATTCCAGCAGAGAGCCCGATGAATTAGGGAACATCCCAGAGTCACTCTATACGAATGGAGGGCTTAAGCTCCGTGTTGTCTGGACGATCAGCTCACTCATCGCTGCTTCGGCACGGCATTACTTGCTGCAGCCAATCATCGCAGATCACTCAACACTCGAGAGCTTGGACCTGACGGATGCTGATGGGCAGGGCGTCCTCACTATGGACAAGAGGCAGCTGCAGGAGCTGCGTGTGCGGCCTGTGTCAGCTTCTGGGAACTCGCACCGCACACTCATGCCAGCACTTAGTATGCGGCTATGGTATGCTCCGCATATTGAGCTTCCTGGGGGCCAACTGCTTAAGGGTGCTACACTGGTAGCAATCAGACCAAGCGAGGATGTTCTAAGGGAAGGGGGAGGAATTGAGGTTGCTGGCCCGACAGGTGCTAGCTGGATTTTAGATGCCTTTGAGGAGCCATATCGAACAGCGGCACAGGTGCTTCTCAAGCGGCGGACATATAGTCTTGAAATGAACTCATTCTGA
- the LOC127768604 gene encoding copper transporter 1, protein MDMGGHDMGGMSPPAAGAAAQGGMGAMKSMRYTHMTFFWGKNSEVLFTMWPGTRGGMYALALIFVFALAVIVEFLGSRRADACLAALARRAPAAGGLARAAVHTVRVGVAYLLMLALMSFNGGVFLVAVAGHAAGFLAFRAGLCGGPAQVEEDRKNDPACC, encoded by the coding sequence ATGGACATGGGAGGGCACGACATGGGCGGCATgtccccgccggcggccggggcggcggcgcagggcggcATGGGCGCCATGAAGTCGATGAGGTACACGCACATGACCTTCTTCTGGGGCAAGAACTCGGAGGTGCTCTTCACCATGTGGCCCGGCACGAGGGGGGGCATGTACGCGCTGGCGCTCATCTTCGTCTTCGCGCTGGCCGTCATCGTCGAGTTCCTCGGCAGCCGCAGGGCGGACGCCTGCCTCGCCGCACTGGCGCGGCGCGccccggcggcgggcgggctcgcgcgcgcggccgtGCACACGGTGCGCGTCGGCGTGGCGTACCTGCTCATGCTCGCGCTCATGTCGTTCAACGGCGGGGTGTTCCTCGTGGCCGTCGCCGGTCACGCCGCGGGGTTCCTGGCGTTCCGCGCAGGCCTGTGCGGCGGCCCCGCGCAGGTGGAGGAGGACCGCAAGAACGACCCGGCCTGCTGCTAG